In a single window of the uncultured Dysgonomonas sp. genome:
- a CDS encoding RagB/SusD family nutrient uptake outer membrane protein, giving the protein MKTFKYICIAALVLTMGSCYDMDLEPKGIIGENVLLTSDNGIKKYFAVTYQDLPIEDFNYNHTGSDGNGKGYATVNQDGWHTGNKWTAQKGSPASAALEALGRGTSYGDGWGYWPYDRIRDINNFIQVFPNYRDSYSTEEEYNSYLGEAHFLRAFYYFGMVKRYGGVPIVKEVLNPTAGDALLQPRNTEYECWKFIYEDLKFAMENAADRSKYEPGRANRYAAAALMSRAMLYAGCAAKYGGYINVSGPAVSSGLMSIPADKAEEFFQYAYDACKFIQQGGYTLHGAGAADAAAKEKAYVEVFLNDNKADEDIFVKQYTAVADAIWDTSLFHCWDGMVLPLSMIGGGAAGAALQPTWELMKLYEMPAIIDEDGKPVRFDSPEELWNNGEMEARCRANFYFTGMTEPGSGKKTDIQAGVYTEYPGTAADGTAEIGGSRNDYTDKYRIRAQRAGESRNIGGKTVRVSGQDGLGEGLGDEGYTRSGAFIRKYTDPSAAAASRVLFGSKQPWKVFRYGEVLCNWAEAAYELGTLKNDNNLKKEAFVYVNQIRLRAGAHPHEMVANPEDIGTSLYGFAIDENLKYIRDERARELCFENHHLFDLRRWRVADVDFLNGKFGHTLLPYYVLNEDKWIYLNEVETIARTVTFERRWYYEQIPGGEIGKNPNLVRNDGY; this is encoded by the coding sequence ATGAAAACATTCAAATATATATGTATAGCAGCGTTGGTACTCACCATGGGCTCCTGCTATGACATGGATCTGGAACCAAAAGGAATCATTGGAGAAAATGTCCTGTTGACTTCCGACAATGGTATCAAAAAGTATTTCGCTGTCACTTATCAGGACCTTCCTATCGAAGACTTTAACTATAATCATACAGGGTCTGATGGTAACGGGAAGGGATATGCAACCGTCAATCAGGATGGTTGGCATACTGGCAATAAATGGACAGCACAGAAGGGCAGCCCGGCTTCAGCCGCTCTCGAAGCCTTAGGCCGCGGTACATCTTATGGTGATGGTTGGGGATATTGGCCTTACGACCGTATCCGTGATATCAATAATTTTATTCAGGTTTTTCCTAACTATAGAGATAGTTATTCGACCGAAGAAGAATATAATTCTTACCTGGGTGAAGCTCATTTCCTGCGTGCGTTTTATTATTTTGGAATGGTGAAACGCTATGGCGGAGTACCTATTGTAAAAGAAGTTCTGAACCCGACTGCAGGCGACGCATTGCTACAACCACGCAATACAGAGTACGAATGCTGGAAGTTCATCTACGAAGATCTGAAGTTTGCTATGGAAAATGCTGCAGATAGAAGCAAGTATGAGCCAGGTCGCGCCAATCGCTATGCTGCTGCAGCCCTGATGTCCCGTGCTATGTTGTATGCCGGATGTGCTGCTAAATATGGCGGCTACATCAACGTAAGTGGTCCCGCCGTCAGCAGTGGACTGATGAGTATTCCTGCAGATAAAGCAGAAGAATTTTTCCAATATGCATACGATGCTTGTAAGTTTATTCAGCAAGGTGGCTATACTCTGCATGGAGCAGGCGCCGCCGATGCTGCTGCCAAAGAAAAAGCGTATGTAGAAGTCTTCTTGAATGATAATAAAGCTGACGAGGACATTTTTGTGAAACAATATACGGCTGTGGCTGATGCCATTTGGGATACTAGTTTATTCCATTGCTGGGACGGAATGGTATTACCTTTGAGTATGATTGGCGGAGGAGCAGCAGGAGCTGCTTTGCAACCGACATGGGAACTCATGAAATTGTATGAAATGCCTGCCATCATCGACGAAGATGGCAAACCGGTTCGTTTCGACAGTCCCGAAGAGCTTTGGAATAACGGAGAAATGGAAGCTCGCTGCCGTGCCAATTTCTACTTCACCGGAATGACTGAACCAGGCTCCGGCAAAAAAACCGACATCCAGGCTGGTGTTTATACAGAATATCCGGGAACAGCCGCTGACGGCACTGCCGAAATTGGAGGAAGCCGCAATGACTATACAGACAAATATCGTATCAGGGCCCAGCGGGCAGGCGAAAGTCGGAATATTGGAGGTAAAACAGTAAGAGTAAGCGGACAGGACGGCTTGGGCGAAGGCCTCGGAGACGAAGGATATACCCGTTCGGGAGCGTTTATTCGTAAATATACAGACCCTTCGGCCGCTGCTGCCAGCCGTGTATTGTTCGGCAGTAAACAACCTTGGAAAGTATTCCGCTATGGAGAAGTGCTTTGCAATTGGGCAGAAGCCGCTTATGAGTTGGGCACGCTGAAAAATGACAACAACCTGAAGAAAGAAGCATTCGTATATGTGAATCAGATCCGTTTACGTGCCGGGGCTCATCCTCACGAAATGGTAGCCAATCCGGAAGATATAGGTACATCACTCTACGGATTCGCTATCGACGAAAACCTGAAATATATCCGTGACGAACGCGCTCGTGAACTATGCTTTGAGAACCACCACCTTTTCGACCTACGTCGTTGGAGAGTGGCCGATGTAGATTTCCTTAACGGAAAATTCGGACATACCTTACTCCCTTATTATGTACTGAACGAAGACAAATGGATATACCTGAACGAGGTAGAGACCATAGCCCGTACAGTGACATTCGAAAGAAGATGGTATTATGAACAAATACCGGGTGGAGAAATAGGGAAGAATCCGAATTTGGTACGTAATGATGGTTATTAA
- a CDS encoding PL29 family lyase N-terminal domain-containing protein produces the protein MKNKDLTTKVITSLNPYLSMNKPFNPYLCMNKRFLNLLLCGVMIFSTGIFSSCGDDVDDLKSRVSVLEVAIADLKEQLSNAMTTGATIVKVEEKDGTYTLTLSDGKVITIKPGTSGGSNITVEKNENNIIITVDGTEYVLPIGSAVNSLIYSPETIDGIVNIGNTGANVNFLATPAISSGDLANATFAIAEAHQLKAGGNDMFKVDGDATIEGDFIKVHLKALGVEAGKTYAVALQMNFNGTAISSNYFMVKVSDDFSFNSEEIGGFTIKAAYNPKSLENGFSEMTINGLDLLKVTNFKDLFDEIPANAVFSVAGKSVQPGGSAQERWDALNKNLSQDGAWAMKTRLGTSFNDNADRKGFLFNIKANDVVKAKIYVIINDELAGIDFSGQFTKEAEAEWGGREKSLAMGAQTINIQKGFTNYETDYTIIHGGAAEFFAKWATFEVKKGDDLLVYNDGSKLVLGNIAKEYATGCRGLYWFYRGFAIYVPEALATTNGKYVDVNGKEYDGAGGYGYDFWLGQYDEYINNPSTFYPPAVTNFGITIDATNGSVTLPASYSGYGFRIGIGAGYEYAYGVKKIGSADQLGLFFFNRRLAPEGATMPAPQS, from the coding sequence ATGAAAAATAAAGATCTCACAACTAAAGTTATCACTTCACTTAATCCTTATTTATCTATGAATAAACCATTTAATCCCTATTTATGTATGAACAAACGATTTTTAAATTTGCTCCTATGTGGAGTCATGATTTTTTCAACAGGTATTTTCTCATCATGTGGAGACGACGTCGATGACCTGAAATCAAGAGTATCTGTATTAGAAGTGGCAATTGCTGATCTCAAAGAGCAACTGTCGAATGCAATGACAACCGGTGCAACTATCGTAAAAGTAGAAGAAAAAGACGGCACCTATACTTTAACTTTGAGTGATGGAAAAGTTATTACAATTAAACCGGGTACCAGTGGCGGGTCAAATATTACTGTAGAAAAAAATGAAAATAATATAATTATTACTGTGGATGGAACTGAATATGTACTACCTATTGGTTCGGCCGTAAACTCATTAATCTACAGTCCTGAAACTATCGACGGTATTGTCAATATTGGTAATACTGGTGCTAATGTGAATTTCCTGGCTACACCGGCTATCAGTTCCGGTGACTTGGCGAATGCTACGTTTGCCATTGCGGAAGCTCACCAACTGAAAGCAGGTGGCAATGACATGTTCAAGGTTGACGGTGATGCAACTATTGAGGGCGATTTCATTAAAGTACACCTTAAAGCTCTTGGAGTAGAAGCGGGTAAAACATATGCTGTGGCACTCCAAATGAACTTCAACGGTACCGCTATCAGTTCCAACTACTTTATGGTAAAAGTATCTGACGACTTCTCCTTCAACAGTGAAGAAATTGGAGGTTTTACAATAAAAGCGGCCTACAACCCCAAATCTCTTGAAAATGGTTTCAGTGAAATGACCATCAATGGACTTGATCTACTGAAAGTTACCAACTTCAAAGATTTATTTGACGAAATTCCTGCCAATGCAGTATTCTCTGTAGCCGGTAAAAGTGTGCAACCCGGAGGTTCAGCTCAGGAAAGATGGGATGCACTTAACAAAAATTTGTCTCAAGATGGAGCTTGGGCTATGAAAACAAGATTGGGTACAAGTTTTAATGACAATGCGGATCGGAAAGGATTCTTATTCAATATAAAAGCGAATGACGTAGTGAAGGCAAAAATTTACGTTATTATTAACGATGAGCTTGCAGGTATTGATTTTTCTGGTCAGTTTACTAAAGAGGCAGAAGCAGAATGGGGTGGACGCGAAAAAAGTCTAGCTATGGGTGCTCAGACTATTAATATACAAAAAGGATTTACAAATTACGAAACAGACTATACGATTATTCATGGCGGTGCTGCTGAATTCTTTGCCAAATGGGCTACTTTCGAAGTGAAGAAGGGCGATGACCTTCTGGTTTACAACGACGGTTCAAAATTAGTACTAGGTAACATTGCTAAGGAATACGCAACTGGTTGCCGCGGCCTGTATTGGTTCTATCGTGGTTTTGCCATCTATGTACCCGAAGCATTAGCAACAACTAATGGAAAATATGTAGATGTAAATGGTAAGGAATATGACGGCGCCGGTGGTTATGGTTATGATTTCTGGTTGGGCCAATATGATGAATATATCAATAATCCTTCGACATTCTATCCTCCTGCAGTTACTAACTTTGGCATAACTATCGATGCAACAAACGGTTCGGTTACACTTCCGGCCTCTTATTCAGGCTATGGATTCCGTATTGGGATTGGTGCTGGTTACGAATATGCCTATGGTGTGAAGAAAATCGGTTCGGCAGACCAACTCGGTTTGTTCTTCTTCAACCGTCGCTTGGCTCCCGAAGGTGCAACAATGCCTGCACCTCAATCATAA
- a CDS encoding DUF3823 domain-containing protein, translated as MKKVIYSLLVGVSALLATSCMEVDNFDEPNAHFTGRIIDSTTGQNILADQGENRVRIWEKSYSLNPANQDIPVKQDGTFNNTKLFKGTYDVVPEGAWWPCDTIRVGIGKKLEQNFEVTPYLTMFDFQMEYVNDSLTMSCRFDAPIKAGLPNIRDIRPFLSLNQFCGAGNSISYYNTPEDANGDPLYWKSIMSSWANIPKLQDGKSQVYSFRLPVKPGYIYFARMGARVNDTQQKYNYTEIKMIEIPSK; from the coding sequence ATGAAAAAAGTAATATATAGTCTGCTTGTGGGTGTCTCAGCTCTGTTAGCTACTTCGTGTATGGAGGTTGACAACTTTGATGAACCCAATGCCCATTTCACCGGACGTATTATAGATTCGACTACAGGCCAGAATATTCTTGCGGATCAGGGTGAAAATCGTGTTCGCATCTGGGAAAAGAGTTACAGTCTAAATCCCGCTAATCAGGATATCCCTGTGAAGCAGGATGGAACTTTCAATAACACGAAACTCTTCAAAGGTACTTATGATGTAGTTCCCGAAGGAGCTTGGTGGCCTTGCGATACGATACGGGTAGGTATTGGAAAGAAGTTAGAACAAAATTTTGAAGTGACCCCTTATCTGACAATGTTTGATTTCCAAATGGAGTATGTCAACGATTCACTAACAATGTCGTGCCGTTTCGACGCCCCTATCAAAGCAGGTCTACCCAATATCAGGGATATCAGGCCGTTTCTTAGCTTGAATCAATTCTGTGGTGCCGGCAATTCGATCAGTTATTATAACACTCCGGAGGATGCTAATGGTGATCCTCTTTATTGGAAAAGCATCATGTCAAGCTGGGCCAACATACCTAAGCTACAAGATGGAAAGAGTCAGGTTTATAGCTTTAGGCTACCTGTTAAACCTGGTTATATTTATTTCGCCCGCATGGGTGCCAGAGTAAATGATACTCAACAGAAATATAATTATACAGAGATCAAAATGATTGAAATCCCGAGTAAATAA
- a CDS encoding glycoside hydrolase family 71/99-like protein, giving the protein MKLNKILLGGLLLLATSCNSGDDDYIPPAIEPDPKPNPPVEEVYNDLGFAPHEDGKPFDTYRGLVMAGYQGWFGAPGDGCLHADHANTEWYHYRENEGFKPGVLRNSIDFWPDMSEYTVQYTPGDDGTPGRSEHFFYPDGEKATVYSAYDESSVLLHFKWMKEYGLDGVFMQRFVGEVINNADGKAHFDKVLESAMKGSNTYQRAICVMYDLGGYEPNKNNNTAAVLADARDIMDKYQLLNRDAKQKYYLYEDGKPLIALWGVGFNDGRPYSLTDVEELMNGLKEMGYNIMLGVPTYWRERRNDALPDAKLHDLVKAAKVIMPWFVGRYDNNNFPNFHSLIEQDVKWCKENNVGYAPLCFPGSADRNMHPNNTVQPRLGGTFLWNQMYHGIKSGAQMLYIAMFDEIDEGTAIYKCLNQSKVPVNTAAQDYYVVFQNGGYRMTSSMVEGLTGNDWCKKASELNVTFTGIEDNLPTDHYLWLTAEGKKMLRGEIPLKSTWPARK; this is encoded by the coding sequence ATGAAACTAAACAAGATACTATTGGGAGGTCTGTTATTATTAGCAACCTCTTGTAACAGCGGAGATGACGACTACATTCCGCCCGCAATAGAGCCGGATCCGAAACCAAATCCACCAGTAGAAGAGGTATATAATGATCTTGGATTTGCCCCACATGAAGACGGTAAACCTTTCGATACATACCGCGGATTGGTGATGGCAGGTTATCAGGGTTGGTTTGGTGCTCCCGGAGACGGATGCCTACATGCCGACCATGCAAATACCGAGTGGTATCACTACCGTGAGAACGAAGGTTTTAAGCCCGGTGTGTTACGAAACTCTATTGATTTTTGGCCGGATATGAGCGAATACACAGTTCAGTATACACCCGGAGATGATGGAACACCCGGTAGGTCAGAACATTTTTTCTATCCCGATGGAGAAAAGGCTACCGTATATAGTGCTTATGATGAATCGAGCGTATTGCTCCATTTCAAATGGATGAAGGAATACGGTCTCGATGGAGTATTTATGCAGCGCTTTGTGGGTGAGGTAATCAACAATGCGGATGGGAAAGCTCATTTCGACAAGGTGCTGGAGTCTGCTATGAAAGGGTCTAATACCTATCAGCGAGCCATTTGCGTAATGTACGACCTGGGTGGATATGAGCCAAATAAGAATAACAATACCGCTGCTGTTCTGGCCGACGCCAGAGATATTATGGATAAATATCAACTGTTGAATAGAGATGCTAAACAGAAATACTATCTCTATGAAGACGGGAAGCCATTGATTGCTTTGTGGGGTGTCGGTTTCAATGACGGCCGCCCTTACAGCCTTACCGATGTGGAAGAATTAATGAATGGATTAAAGGAAATGGGCTACAACATCATGCTGGGTGTTCCTACTTACTGGCGCGAAAGGCGGAACGATGCTTTACCTGATGCTAAATTGCACGATCTGGTCAAAGCTGCCAAAGTGATCATGCCGTGGTTTGTGGGACGATATGACAATAATAACTTTCCGAACTTCCACAGTTTAATAGAGCAAGACGTGAAATGGTGTAAAGAGAACAATGTAGGCTATGCTCCGCTTTGTTTCCCCGGATCTGCCGACCGCAATATGCATCCAAACAATACTGTTCAGCCGCGTCTGGGGGGTACATTCCTTTGGAATCAGATGTATCATGGCATCAAGTCGGGAGCCCAGATGCTCTACATTGCTATGTTTGATGAAATAGATGAAGGCACAGCTATCTATAAATGTCTCAATCAATCTAAAGTTCCCGTTAATACAGCCGCCCAGGATTATTATGTGGTATTTCAGAATGGTGGATATCGGATGACTTCCAGTATGGTAGAGGGACTGACAGGAAATGATTGGTGCAAAAAAGCCTCAGAACTAAATGTCACCTTTACGGGTATCGAAGACAATTTGCCTACCGACCACTATCTGTGGCTCACTGCGGAAGGTAAAAAGATGCTGCGCGGAGAAATCCCTTTGAAATCTACCTGGCCTGCTAGAAAATAG
- a CDS encoding TonB-dependent receptor: MKDSNSKTYGKSASASWRFITVAFLCLLVALPASAQLRMVQGIVVDALEEPVIGATVTVNGNATRGTMTDLDGTFKIEASKEEKLTISFIGYQTVVVTADKTDLKITLQENSKELEEVVVVGYGTQKKVTLTGAVSAINSKEIAVTKNENVVNMLSGKIPGVRISQNSSAPGDFDSKIDIRGMGEPLIVVDGIPRDKGYFSRMDANEIESVSVLKDGTAAIYGVRAANGVILVTTKRGDSTNGKFDITFSANLGWQQFLYVPETSSATDHMLLTNEKRYNDFNSNYPIRTTPQYTWEEMLEYSTGRKKSTNWNDELFKNNVPQSQYNISMDGGSDKVKYFFNLGYIKQEGAYRSGSLNYDRWNFRSNVDAQITKRLKASVQLSGYMDEKNQPLTDIWTVYKKAWSYRPTAEAWLDGDHSMPAFNEQMPVAGYMDNPVAQTNSDFAGFRREKRNNFNGSLALTYDIPGVEGLNAKAFYSYDYYSTNNTEYKRTHNLYQRLGNGAIEPIVQNADSYLRRRTDPAYGTVMQLSLNYARKFGDHNINAMVLFEEQYNNYDNFYGQRDMLLDGEYLIYGEAEGQTAFSDGGGIWDVVRQAVVGRANYDYKGRYIADFAFRYDGSSRFPSGSRWGFFPTASLGWRISEEPFMKEWIPFLNNLKLRGSYGRMGDDGGAGNYPPTVVGYELNGRKLGWIYNGALMGGLTPTAIPNPDLTWYTIDTWDFGLDFDLWNSKLTGTFDVFKRSRNGLLARSTSVIPGTVGASMPLENIESDETFGWEISLGHNNKIGDITYWVNGQISATKNRWDYKIDSPAQNSMENWRRWQTSGRNKDIWATYVEGGRFSSYDQIRYHNTTGGNYGQGSLPGDYWYEDWNGDGVINHLDEHPVATYNLPVFNYGITMGATWKGVDISMNWQGSAGVYNQYTEVFAEVGAFGGAILDIYQDRWHTANATDDPWNPNTQWEEGLYPATGRPFGSGTTGIKNTSYIRLKTLEVGYTLPKPLISKMGIKNVRVYLNAYNLLTITGLDNIDPERPGAKGGSNNNDEQGVLFYNYPVNRTFNVGATIKF, encoded by the coding sequence ATGAAAGATAGTAACTCAAAAACATATGGAAAAAGCGCGTCAGCCTCATGGAGGTTCATTACAGTCGCGTTTTTATGCCTCCTAGTGGCATTGCCTGCTTCAGCGCAGCTCCGGATGGTTCAGGGAATCGTCGTTGACGCCCTAGAAGAACCAGTCATCGGAGCCACTGTAACAGTCAATGGAAACGCTACCCGTGGTACAATGACCGACTTAGACGGTACTTTCAAAATAGAGGCATCGAAAGAAGAAAAGCTGACAATTTCATTCATTGGCTATCAGACAGTTGTGGTAACAGCTGATAAAACTGATCTGAAAATCACCTTACAGGAAAACAGCAAGGAATTGGAAGAAGTAGTCGTTGTAGGCTATGGCACACAGAAGAAAGTAACACTGACAGGTGCCGTTTCGGCGATAAATAGTAAAGAAATCGCTGTTACTAAGAATGAGAATGTAGTCAATATGCTTTCCGGTAAAATACCAGGTGTGCGCATCTCGCAGAATAGTTCGGCTCCCGGCGATTTTGATAGTAAAATTGACATCCGTGGTATGGGCGAACCTCTGATCGTAGTCGATGGAATTCCCCGTGATAAAGGATACTTTTCCCGTATGGATGCCAATGAAATAGAAAGCGTATCCGTACTGAAAGATGGTACGGCAGCTATTTATGGTGTTCGTGCCGCCAATGGCGTTATTCTGGTTACAACCAAGCGTGGTGATTCCACCAACGGTAAGTTTGATATCACGTTTTCTGCCAATTTAGGCTGGCAACAGTTCCTCTATGTACCCGAAACATCAAGTGCAACAGATCATATGTTGCTTACCAACGAAAAAAGATACAACGATTTTAACAGCAACTATCCTATTCGCACTACTCCTCAATATACATGGGAGGAAATGCTTGAATACAGCACAGGCCGCAAAAAAAGTACCAACTGGAACGATGAGTTGTTCAAGAACAATGTGCCGCAGTCGCAATACAACATCAGTATGGATGGAGGATCGGATAAAGTGAAGTATTTCTTCAATCTGGGCTACATCAAACAAGAAGGCGCCTACAGAAGCGGTTCTCTGAATTACGACCGTTGGAACTTCCGTAGCAACGTTGATGCACAAATTACCAAGCGTCTGAAAGCCTCTGTGCAGTTGAGTGGTTATATGGATGAAAAGAACCAGCCGCTCACCGACATATGGACAGTGTACAAAAAAGCATGGAGCTATCGCCCAACGGCCGAAGCATGGCTGGATGGCGATCATAGTATGCCTGCTTTCAACGAGCAAATGCCGGTAGCAGGTTATATGGACAATCCTGTAGCTCAAACCAACAGTGATTTTGCCGGTTTCCGCCGCGAAAAGCGTAATAACTTCAACGGCTCTTTGGCGTTGACTTATGATATTCCTGGAGTAGAAGGATTGAATGCAAAAGCATTCTATAGCTACGATTATTATTCTACAAATAATACGGAATACAAACGTACCCATAATCTATATCAACGGTTGGGTAATGGGGCTATAGAGCCTATTGTTCAGAATGCTGACAGTTATCTGAGACGCCGCACCGATCCGGCTTATGGAACAGTAATGCAATTATCATTGAACTATGCCCGTAAATTCGGTGACCACAACATCAACGCTATGGTGCTGTTCGAGGAGCAATACAATAACTATGACAACTTCTACGGGCAGCGCGATATGCTTCTCGATGGTGAATACCTTATTTACGGTGAAGCCGAAGGCCAAACCGCATTTTCCGACGGTGGCGGCATTTGGGATGTAGTTCGTCAAGCTGTGGTAGGAAGGGCGAATTATGACTACAAAGGCCGTTATATAGCAGACTTTGCTTTCCGTTACGATGGATCATCACGTTTTCCGTCCGGATCACGTTGGGGATTCTTCCCTACCGCATCTCTAGGGTGGCGCATCAGTGAAGAACCATTTATGAAAGAATGGATTCCATTCTTAAACAACCTTAAGCTGCGTGGATCTTACGGACGAATGGGTGACGATGGTGGCGCAGGCAATTATCCTCCTACGGTAGTCGGTTATGAACTGAATGGTAGAAAGCTCGGTTGGATTTATAACGGAGCTCTTATGGGCGGATTAACGCCCACGGCTATCCCCAATCCTGACTTGACATGGTACACCATAGACACTTGGGACTTTGGACTTGACTTCGACCTCTGGAACTCGAAATTGACAGGAACATTCGATGTATTCAAACGTAGCCGGAACGGACTGTTAGCAAGAAGTACATCCGTTATTCCGGGTACGGTAGGAGCTTCCATGCCTTTAGAAAATATCGAAAGTGATGAAACATTCGGATGGGAAATCAGCCTGGGACATAATAACAAGATAGGCGACATTACATATTGGGTAAATGGACAGATTTCGGCTACAAAGAATCGTTGGGACTATAAGATTGATTCTCCGGCACAAAACTCTATGGAAAATTGGCGCCGGTGGCAAACATCGGGTCGTAACAAAGACATCTGGGCTACCTACGTGGAAGGAGGACGCTTCAGCAGTTACGATCAAATCCGTTATCACAACACCACCGGAGGCAATTACGGACAGGGTTCACTACCGGGCGACTACTGGTACGAAGACTGGAATGGAGATGGAGTAATCAACCATCTGGACGAACATCCGGTGGCCACATACAACCTTCCGGTATTCAATTATGGAATCACCATGGGAGCTACATGGAAGGGTGTAGACATTTCGATGAACTGGCAAGGCTCAGCAGGTGTATACAATCAATATACTGAAGTATTTGCCGAAGTAGGTGCATTCGGGGGTGCTATACTGGATATCTACCAGGACCGTTGGCATACGGCTAATGCGACAGATGACCCATGGAATCCAAATACCCAATGGGAAGAGGGGCTATATCCGGCCACAGGCAGACCTTTTGGTTCAGGCACCACAGGTATTAAAAATACTTCGTATATACGTCTGAAAACATTGGAAGTAGGCTATACACTACCCAAACCCTTGATTAGCAAAATGGGTATCAAAAACGTTCGCGTATATCTGAATGCCTATAACCTATTGACGATAACAGGACTGGACAACATCGACCCTGAACGTCCGGGTGCTAAAGGAGGATCCAATAATAATGATGAGCAAGGTGTTTTATTTTATAATTATCCGGTGAACCGCACCTTCAATGTAGGTGCTACAATTAAATTCTAA
- a CDS encoding family 43 glycosylhydrolase, with translation MKLSINLFKTGSLIIALLFASCSDSNETPEKLPEETPPEVTPPTPSEPDGPYVYDNDLDYDTEAFLNAYKGTAYKGPNRVPGTVEAENFDEGVNGVAYYESDSKTADGHRSGHAVDIRGDASASGGYYIGEVQPGEWICYTIEVDEAGAYSIDTYCVKGDGSDGSFYFEVDGRGASRSITIPQGGWTDFTKKTTATNIQLTKGKHVLKYFGSTPGNVDKFVFTRTGDLEELSNSFTYPVTKAMTNPLFVDFESPMYNSWLKGPLYTADASARVWNINGKEVLYVYASHDMEPAQGCDRMDRYHVFSTEDMVNWTDHGEIMNAATVRKQAGWGCEGFMWAPDCVYNPANETYYFYFPHPTNAANWNSTWRIGVATSKYPDKEFRVRGYVEGMSAEIDPCVFVDDDGQPYIYNGGGGKMYGGKLKKDDWTKLDGAMTPMTGMSDFHEAAWVHKRNGVYYLSYADNNPGANRLRYATSNSPLGPWKYEGIYLQPTTCDTSHGSIVEFKGQWYAFYHTSDVSGEGTLRSVCVDKLYYNSDGTIQEVKQTRRQKL, from the coding sequence ATGAAGTTATCAATAAATCTGTTTAAAACAGGAAGTCTGATCATTGCATTGCTCTTTGCGTCATGCAGTGATAGTAACGAGACCCCTGAGAAACTTCCGGAGGAAACGCCTCCGGAAGTTACTCCTCCTACACCCTCCGAGCCGGATGGCCCTTATGTCTATGATAATGATCTGGATTATGACACAGAGGCGTTTCTTAATGCCTATAAAGGAACGGCTTATAAAGGGCCTAATCGTGTGCCGGGAACAGTAGAGGCCGAAAACTTCGACGAAGGAGTGAATGGTGTTGCTTACTACGAAAGTGATTCTAAAACTGCTGACGGTCATAGAAGCGGACATGCAGTTGATATACGTGGAGATGCCAGTGCATCCGGTGGATATTATATAGGTGAAGTACAGCCCGGTGAATGGATATGCTATACTATTGAGGTGGACGAAGCCGGTGCTTATTCTATCGACACCTATTGTGTAAAAGGAGATGGCTCGGATGGCAGTTTCTATTTTGAAGTGGATGGACGTGGAGCAAGCCGGAGCATAACTATACCTCAGGGTGGATGGACGGACTTCACTAAAAAAACAACAGCTACAAACATCCAGTTGACCAAGGGGAAACATGTACTGAAATACTTCGGTAGTACCCCCGGCAATGTGGATAAGTTTGTATTTACACGCACAGGAGATTTAGAGGAACTTTCCAATTCCTTCACCTATCCTGTCACTAAAGCGATGACCAATCCTCTGTTTGTAGACTTTGAGTCGCCAATGTATAATAGCTGGTTGAAAGGTCCACTGTATACAGCCGATGCTTCGGCTCGCGTATGGAACATCAATGGGAAAGAAGTACTTTATGTATATGCATCGCACGACATGGAACCTGCACAGGGATGTGACCGCATGGATCGCTATCATGTGTTTTCGACAGAAGATATGGTCAACTGGACAGATCATGGCGAGATCATGAATGCAGCTACTGTACGAAAACAAGCCGGTTGGGGCTGTGAAGGTTTTATGTGGGCTCCCGATTGTGTATACAATCCGGCCAATGAAACGTATTACTTCTATTTCCCTCATCCTACAAATGCAGCCAATTGGAATAGTACCTGGCGTATCGGTGTAGCTACCAGCAAATATCCCGATAAGGAATTCCGTGTACGGGGATATGTAGAAGGTATGTCTGCCGAAATAGATCCATGCGTATTTGTTGACGATGATGGACAACCATATATCTACAATGGCGGCGGAGGCAAAATGTATGGTGGCAAATTAAAGAAAGATGACTGGACAAAGTTAGACGGAGCAATGACGCCAATGACGGGAATGAGTGATTTTCACGAAGCAGCTTGGGTGCACAAAAGAAATGGTGTCTACTATTTGTCTTATGCTGACAATAATCCGGGGGCTAATCGTTTGAGGTATGCAACAAGCAATTCACCACTGGGGCCATGGAAATATGAAGGTATTTATCTGCAACCGACTACTTGCGACACCAGTCACGGCTCTATCGTTGAGTTCAAAGGTCAATGGTACGCTTTCTATCATACCTCAGATGTTTCCGGGGAGGGAACTCTTCGTTCGGTGTGCGTAGATAAATTGTATTACAATTCTGACGGGACTATACAAGAGGTGAAACAGACTCGCAGACAAAAATTATAA